The region TATAAGACACATGCAATAAAACCAAACGCAATTTTAATACGTATTCCTAAATCAGATAGTATCTTTGCACTTTACAAATTTTTATGGCCATCAACACACTTTTAATAACACCACCATTTACGCAGTTAAATACAGCGTATCCTGCAACTGCTTATATAAAAGGTTTTTTAGAATCTAAAGAAGTAAAAGCAACTCAAATGGATTTAAGTATCGAGTTGTTTACCGCGGTGTTTACCAAAGAGTTTATAGATGCCATTTTTAAACAAGCAGAAATGTTGGGCAATAAAGAGTTGCCTTTGGTTTACAATCAAAAAGAAGAATACGTCAATAAAGTAGATTCTGTAATGAATTATTTGCGTGTGCAAGAGGTTACGGCGGCATATCAAATAGTACATAAAGATTATTTACCTCACGGACACAGACGCATAAAATTAGATAAAGATTTAACCACCGAATTTGGTAAATTAGGCATTTTGGACAAAGCCAAACATATTGCAACGTTGTTTATAGAAGAATTAGGCGATTTTATAAATGCCAATGTAGATGAATTTTTCTTGTTTACACGCTATGCAGAACAATTGGCAAGAGCAGCCTCTAGTTTTAATACCATTGATGAGTTTTTGCAATATGAAACTACATTAATAGAAGATGAAATGTTGTATTTATTAGAACAACAAATCCAACAAGACAATTATAATTTAATCTGTTTCACGGTTCCTTTTCCTGGTAATTTATTTTCTGCTTTACGCTGTGCTCAATTTATCAAAAAAGAATATCCAAACCTTAAAATAGCAATGGGTGGTGGTTATTGCAACACCGAATTAAGACGATTATCAGATCCAAGAATATTTAATTTTGTTGATTTTATCACGTTAGATGACGGCGAAGGTCCCTTATTAAAAATAACCGAGTTTTTAGACGGTAAAATAGGAGAGGACAGCCTCGAAAGAACTTATATCTGTAAAAACAACGAAGTTGTGTATGCTGATAATAAACCGAACACTATTTTTCATCATAGAAATTTACCCGCACCTAGTTATATAGGATTGCCAACAGCTAAATATTTATCTTTTCTTGATGTCATGAATCCGATGCACCGAATGTGGTCTGACGGAAAATGGAATAAGCTTACCATTTCTCATGGTTGTTATTGGAAACAATGTTCTTTTTGTGATGTTACATTAGATTATATTGGCAATTACCAAAATACAACAGCAGAAGATTTGGTCAATAAAATTGAAAAAATAATATCAGAGACGGGTATTACAGGTTTTCATTTTGTAGATGAGGCTGCACCACCAAAAATGTTACGAGCATTAGCGAAT is a window of Polaribacter litorisediminis DNA encoding:
- a CDS encoding B12-binding domain-containing radical SAM protein, encoding MAINTLLITPPFTQLNTAYPATAYIKGFLESKEVKATQMDLSIELFTAVFTKEFIDAIFKQAEMLGNKELPLVYNQKEEYVNKVDSVMNYLRVQEVTAAYQIVHKDYLPHGHRRIKLDKDLTTEFGKLGILDKAKHIATLFIEELGDFINANVDEFFLFTRYAEQLARAASSFNTIDEFLQYETTLIEDEMLYLLEQQIQQDNYNLICFTVPFPGNLFSALRCAQFIKKEYPNLKIAMGGGYCNTELRRLSDPRIFNFVDFITLDDGEGPLLKITEFLDGKIGEDSLERTYICKNNEVVYADNKPNTIFHHRNLPAPSYIGLPTAKYLSFLDVMNPMHRMWSDGKWNKLTISHGCYWKQCSFCDVTLDYIGNYQNTTAEDLVNKIEKIISETGITGFHFVDEAAPPKMLRALANMLIERKVYITWWTNIRFEKTFTPELCSLLSKSGCIAVTGGLEVASDRLLAKMKKGVDIAQVARVTRAFSDENIMVHAYLMFGFPTETDQETIDSLEVVRQLFQNNCIQSAFWHQFACTSHSPVGKNPDEFQINIIGPEFKGFAENDLYHEDPTGAEHHLYSEGLNLALNNYLNYKGFEIPLYKYFNFKVPRITLKDDLVAGFLKG